One Candidatus Sulfotelmatobacter sp. genomic window carries:
- a CDS encoding pitrilysin family protein: RHEAPVFSFRTVVNSGSANDQVGTTGLAHMMEHMAFKGTAIVGTKDFAAEKPLLDAEDAAYAKLLAERHKGARADTNAMKKLQADFEKSEEAARQEVEPNAFVTMIERNGGQNVNAFTSNDATEYFYSLPSNRLELWSLLEGGRMAYPVFREFYKERDVVYEERRLRYESSPSGRLFWEFITAAFVAHPYGFGGIGYPSDLKSITREEGEEFYRKNYVAKNMCVAVVGDVKLDELKPIAEKYWSDVSDAPAPPPLDTVEPEQHAERRITLEDPAQPIVFIGWHIPAGGDPTYPAYEALASLLGGGDYARLNKVLVKEKKIAVDVSCFAGFPGEKYPNMLFLVLVPASGQDPVAVEQEAYQVMDEIQSSKPLKQEEVDGFKVRTRAGVIATADDNSDLAGNLAENQMFYGDWREFFRRAEQVQSLTVNDVMAAMKTSLVKSNRTVAMIVNPKSAANTGGGR, translated from the coding sequence CGCCACGAAGCTCCGGTGTTCAGCTTCCGCACCGTGGTCAACTCGGGCTCGGCCAACGACCAGGTCGGCACCACCGGCCTCGCCCACATGATGGAGCACATGGCGTTCAAGGGCACCGCGATCGTCGGCACCAAGGACTTCGCGGCCGAGAAACCACTGCTAGACGCCGAAGACGCCGCCTACGCGAAGCTGCTCGCCGAAAGGCACAAGGGCGCGCGCGCCGACACCAACGCCATGAAGAAGCTGCAGGCCGATTTCGAGAAGAGCGAAGAGGCGGCGCGCCAGGAGGTCGAGCCCAACGCCTTCGTCACCATGATCGAGCGGAACGGCGGCCAGAACGTGAACGCCTTCACCTCGAACGACGCCACCGAGTATTTCTATTCGCTTCCCTCCAACCGGCTCGAGCTGTGGTCGCTGCTCGAAGGCGGGCGCATGGCCTACCCGGTGTTCCGGGAGTTCTACAAGGAGCGCGACGTCGTCTACGAAGAGCGCCGGCTCCGCTACGAGTCGTCGCCCTCCGGCCGACTGTTCTGGGAGTTCATCACCGCCGCGTTCGTGGCCCATCCATACGGCTTCGGCGGCATCGGCTACCCCTCCGATCTCAAGAGCATCACGCGCGAGGAGGGCGAGGAGTTCTACCGCAAGAACTACGTGGCCAAGAACATGTGCGTGGCGGTGGTCGGCGACGTGAAGCTCGACGAGCTGAAGCCGATCGCCGAAAAGTACTGGAGCGACGTCTCCGACGCGCCGGCCCCGCCCCCGCTCGACACCGTCGAGCCCGAGCAGCACGCCGAGCGGCGGATCACGCTCGAGGATCCGGCGCAGCCGATCGTCTTCATCGGCTGGCACATTCCGGCCGGAGGCGACCCGACCTACCCCGCCTACGAAGCGCTGGCCAGCCTGCTCGGCGGAGGCGATTACGCGCGGCTCAACAAGGTGCTGGTGAAGGAGAAGAAGATCGCCGTGGACGTCTCGTGTTTCGCCGGCTTCCCGGGCGAGAAGTATCCGAACATGTTGTTCCTGGTGCTGGTCCCGGCGTCGGGCCAGGACCCGGTGGCGGTCGAGCAGGAAGCGTACCAGGTGATGGACGAGATTCAGTCCTCGAAGCCGCTCAAGCAGGAAGAGGTCGACGGCTTCAAGGTGCGCACACGCGCCGGCGTGATCGCCACGGCCGACGACAATTCCGATCTGGCGGGCAACCTGGCCGAGAACCAGATGTTCTACGGCGACTGGCGCGAGTTCTTCCGGCGCGCCGAGCAGGTTCAGTCACTGACCGTGAACGACGTGATGGCGGCGATGAAGACCTCGCTGGTGAAGAGCAACCGCACGGTGGCGATGATCGTCAACCCGAAATCCGCGGCCAATACCGGGGGAGGGCGCTGA